In Eubalaena glacialis isolate mEubGla1 chromosome 12, mEubGla1.1.hap2.+ XY, whole genome shotgun sequence, a single window of DNA contains:
- the RNASET2 gene encoding ribonuclease T2, with product MKPAARLGALCLALCCLGGARGLWRSDSHEWHKLIMVHHWPATVCKEVKNHCKDPPDYWTIHGLWPDKSEECNRSWHFNPEEIKDLLPDMKIYWPDLLHPSPNRSLHLWKHEWEKHGTCAAQLEALNSQKKYFGKSLDLSKELALNSTLQKLGITPSTYYQISDIKDALVSVYGVVPKVQCLPKQGGEEVQLLAQIEVCFSKDLQLQNCMDPGEPAPRGPEARPAASLGLEVCKDGVLFYPALNKTNH from the exons ATGAAGCCCGCGGCCCGCCTGGGCGCCCTGTGCCTGGCGCTGTGCTGCCTGGGCGGCGCGCGCGGGCTCTGGAGGAG TGACAGCCACGAGTGGCATAAACTAATTATGGTTCACCACTGGCCTGCGACAGTGTGCAAG gAAGTTAAGAACCACTGCAAAGACCCCCCAGATTACTGGACCATACACGGCTTATG GCCTGATAAAAGTGAAGAATGTAACCGATCCTGGCATTTTAATCCAGAAGAGATCAag GACCTTTTGCCAGACATGAAGATATACTGGCCTGATCTGCTCCATCCGTCTCCTAACCGCAGCCTCCATTTGTG GAAGCATGAGTGGGAGAAGCACGGGACCTGTGCCGCCCAGCTGGAAGCCCTCAATTCCCAGAAGAAATACTTCGGCAAAAGTCTGGATCTGTCTAAGGAGCTTGCCCTGAACAG cACGCTCCAAAAATTGGGGATAACACCATCTACTTACTACCAG ATTTCAGATATTAAAGATGCCCTTGTCAGTGTGTACGGCGTCGTGCCCAAAGTCCAGTGTCTTCCAAAACAG GGCGGCGAGGAGGTGCAGCTGCTCGCGCAGATTGAGGTGTGCTTCTCCAAGGACCTGCAGCTGCAAAACTGCATGGATCCCGGGGAGCCGGCGCCCCGAGGGCCGGAAGCGAGGCCGGCGGCGAGCCTGGGGCTGGAGGTCTGCAAGGACGGCGTCCTCTTTTACCCCGCACTCAACAAGACCAATCACTGA